The genome window ACTTTGCTACGAATGGCATTTATCAATATTTAACCGCCCGTGGCTATGTATTTAATGGCTATGCCGTGTGGAATGGCTTTTTTGTAGACAGTGCTTCCCGGAAGTAATACCCAATGTGCCATGTCATTTGACATTCCGATTCTTTTCATTCTGTTTAACCGACCCCAGCACAGCAGACAGGTGTTTTCTCGCATACGGCAGGCGCAACCTGCTGAGTTGTTTGTTGCCATTGATGGTGCTCGCCCCAACCACCCAACCGATGCCGAACGCACTCGGGAGTGTCGGGCTTTGCTGGACGAAATTGACTGGCCCTGTACGGTTCATCAATTAATCCGGACTGAAAATCTTGGTTGTAGACGGGCAGTTAGCTCCGCCATAACGTGGTTTTTTGAGCAGGTAGAGATGGGCATTATTCTGGAAGATGACTGTGTTCCTGATCCTACTTTTTTTTCGTATTGTCGGGAGGTACTACTGCGCTATGCACATGAGTCGTCGTTGATGCATGTTGGAGGCGTTAATTTTCAGAAGGGGCGCTGGCACGGCGATGGATCGTACTACTTTTCGAAAGTTTGCCATATTTGGGGCTGGGCTACCTGGCGGCGTGCCTGGAAGCGTTATGATGAGTCGATGGCGAGTTATCCTGTTTTCAAAGAACAAAACCGCATTGCCGATGTTTTTGACGATCCGCGGGTGCAGCAGTTCTGGATGGATGGTTTTGAAAGTGTTTATAATGGAACAAATGATACCTGGGATTACCAGTGGTGCTATGCCATCTGGACCAATAATGGGATCTGTAGCTTACCCAACACAAACCTGATTTCAAATATTGGCTTTGACGGAGAGGCAACGCATACGAAATTTTACGACCGTAGCGTGGCGTCCCATCCGCTCAATTCCCTGACCGAGTTTCGGCATCCGACCTTTTTTATTGAAAGCAAAGCGGCTTCGACTTATTCGCTTCAAAATTCTTTTCGAAAACGTTATTGGTTGTCTAATAAAATAAATGGCTTGAAAAGGCGCCTGAACTACAAAAATTGGAATCGTTCTGTATGACTGTTTTATTCGACCACCAGACATTTTCCTTGCAGGAATACGGCGGCATTTCCCGCTATATCTGTGAGTTGATGACTGGTATTGAGCAG of Tellurirhabdus bombi contains these proteins:
- a CDS encoding nucleotide-diphospho-sugar transferase; the protein is MSFDIPILFILFNRPQHSRQVFSRIRQAQPAELFVAIDGARPNHPTDAERTRECRALLDEIDWPCTVHQLIRTENLGCRRAVSSAITWFFEQVEMGIILEDDCVPDPTFFSYCREVLLRYAHESSLMHVGGVNFQKGRWHGDGSYYFSKVCHIWGWATWRRAWKRYDESMASYPVFKEQNRIADVFDDPRVQQFWMDGFESVYNGTNDTWDYQWCYAIWTNNGICSLPNTNLISNIGFDGEATHTKFYDRSVASHPLNSLTEFRHPTFFIESKAASTYSLQNSFRKRYWLSNKINGLKRRLNYKNWNRSV